aagaataaaaatctgccgGCACCACTGACACACAGACacgctgtgttttctgaacaggGCCAATACATTAAACCTGCAAACTAAGGACTGGGACAGCTTGCTCCTTGCCCCTCTTCTTTTGCCCtcaggctggtgcaggagctcctttcaccagagcaggcacaccacagacacagcctcaccgaggggaagggtggggaggggataagggcagagggggaaaggaaagacccacagaagcagctttgccgCCCACTGCCAAGGCCACAGCCTGCTCATCCTGTCCCCTcgccctgcctgtgctggtctgtgcctCTGTCCCCCTTCCCGCCCCTCCGCTCCACTCCCTagccctctctcctgctgctgatccTGCATTCTCTgcggcaccccctgcccctctaTCTCTGTCCCGCTCCACCCCTCTGCCCAGTCCctgtcctttctccatccctgcccagcccctcctgctccccctgcccctctggccGCCTCCTGTCCCTCTCCGGCCACCCCTCCGCCTTgacccacctctccctgccgcTTGGTGCCTCCCTTCCCCTCGTCCCTGTCCCACGGGGGCTCCGGGGCCGGGGCCTGTGCttgggcagccctgggaaggggcCATGGGGCCTACAgggcccgggctgggggctggtgtcCCCCCAGGGCCCAACTGCAGGGCAGCGATGTCCCATGGCCTGCTGGGAGAAGGCGTgccccggggcatgctgggagctgtaggcccggggctgccccatggccaggttggtcccggggcatgctgggagctgtaggcccggggctgccccatggccatgttgttcccagggTGTGCTGGCAGCTGTAGGCCTGGGGccgccccatggccaggttggtcctggggcatgctgggagctgtaggcccggggctgccccatggccaggttggtcccggggcatgctgggagctgtaggcccaggGCCACCCCATGGCCTGGttgttcccggggcatgctgggagctgtaggcccagggccaccccatggccaggttgttcccagagcatgctgggagctgtaggcccaggGCCGCCCCATGGCCCGGTTGTTCCCAgagcatgctgggagctgtaggcccggggccgccccatggccaggttgttcccggggcatgctgggagctgccattTCCCACCCTCACCCTCCTGGCagccgtgttgggctgggcaggcacagcctgtgctggggctgtggcccGGCTGAGGGGATCTGTGGCTGGCCGTGGGGCGAGGGATGCCCCTTGGGCTAGCACAGGggtgtctgctgcctgctggctgcccgggGGTTCTGTGGGGAggttccagccccctgctgtgccaggccccggggcagctggagtcaggcctggccggggcagccctgggagtGAGCTGAGAGCCAAGGAGGGAAAGAGGCGCCGGCAGGTGCCCCGGGCACCCCGACTCACAGAGCCCCCTGGAGCCGCCCCGGCGTCTGTAGGTCCTGCAGGAATAGGGCCAGCgtgtttttctgctgactcTGACAGGGCTCTGGCTAcacctgtcctgctgagggactgggaacatgcagctgcctgggagagtcACCAGCCAGAGTATGAGTGCTCCAGCCTTGTTTCCCTTGCtagaaaacacttcatttttaaatacagcctcTCAGCGGCCAGATCCAGGCAGTCGGGATTGCTTCCTGTagggagcagcctggtgactcgaggctgctgccttcagtggcagagctggacacTTCTCCTCGCTGACAGGATTAAGTTATGAAGAATCACTCGGAGAGGCTGCAGCTAAAGCAGTGATTAACTCGACTTATTGAATAAGCTCAGTAAGGGGTGGCAGCTTTCTGAGGCACCTGGGCTATACCAATAGATGAGGGTAGTGGGGTAACGGTGCGTTGCCTTCAAGACCATACAGCACAGAGAATAAATGAAGTTCTATAACCACACGTAGAGTACAGGTGCCCCaggaaagttcagctgaagttcaccaGGTTGTTGACCACCAACAATCTCTAAAGACCCCAAGAAAGGCCCCCAGGAACAAAGTGACATGTGCAAGTGccttatgcatatgtaaataattttgaggaaGTAGTTAGTGCAAAGTACATCTTCCCATCTGAACATGCTCAGAaaggaccctgaggggctggataTTGAACGGTGGAGTGTGTTGATGGGTCGtagcatgttttttttccttctcacacaaaattcattttgttttgtgggtaaGCAAAACTGCATATTGCAATGTGTTTCCTTGAttggtagtttttgcataaCACGTGGGATCTCCAAACCTGCAAACCTGTTCTGCAAACGTGTTATGCAGTTTAAACCCTGGTGCCTGAAAATCCCAACAAGGACACATGCCTGGAATAAGGGTTCGCAAGTCTGGGGTGTACCATGGTTCTATTCCACGATTCACAACAAATCGTTCACGAACAATTCCTGAGCGCAGTGTTCTGATGGGGTGGGGGACTTATTCCATGTTTCAACTcagacaaatttcagtcaccaaacccacttttttttcccctttaaattagccacccactccttttctatcacgttcagccttctctgccggCTTTCAAAGAAATCCAGCAGGTCTGTGATGACAAGGCATTGTCCCACATTCCCTTATCGTTTTACCTAGAAGGgttcccagaaaccaaacctcttccacGTGCGGTGTCGCACACGGACCCCgtacgctgctgtgcctggctgcgcacacagccctgagggcagctgccagcgcacaaccacggaagagcagctctgaggccccagcaCAAGTCACCGCTGCCGGCCGTGGCCCAACCGCCTCACTGGCCGCCTGCGCCGCCGCCAGCCGGCCGGTCCCCGgtccccgcgcccgccgcccccacgcACCTTCCATGGTCTGGGTGTTGGTGACCTGCAGGTCGCAGTGGGTCGCCTCCAGCCTCTCGCGGCCCATGATCTGGCGCCTGAGGTCGCGCAGGGAGATGTGGGGGCCGTGAAAGGTGACCACATCggagttcagcctggaggagaactTGTAGTGGACACACGACATGGCCGGGGCCAGGCGGTGCCCGCTCCGCGATGGCACCTCACGCAGCAGCTGGCCTCGCGGCCCCCACAGCAGGTCAGGGCCCAccgaggggctggggccagcagcgcgGGCTGAGCCCGCCGGCTCCTCCTCGCAGCCCCGGTGGGAGGACGATGGGGACAGGCCCTGGCTCGGCCTCCGCTCCCTCCTCGCACCAGCGCTGCCAGGCCAAGCTGCTCGCTATGGCAACCCAGGCGGCTCCGCATTGTGACAGAGGGGCTCAGGGGGCCACTCAGCGCCCCTGGGGGAGGGGCCTTCATCAGCCCCGCCTGGGCCGCcggtgtccctgctgtcccccagcctgtcaccgccccgtgccctgtcaccccccaggctgtcacggcctgctgtcccctcctgtcaccctcgatgctgccactgcctgctgtcccctcctgtcaccacGCAGGCTGTcatggcctgctgtcccctcctgtcaccccccaggctgtcacggcttgctgtcccctcctgtcaccccccaggctgtcaaagcctgctgtcccctcctgtcaccccccaggctgtcatggcctgctgtcccctcctgtcaaCTCCCATGCTGctactgcctgctgtcccctcctgtcacccccaaGCTGTCCCCAGCCGCTGACCCTTCCCGTcacccccaggctgtccccaacagttgtcccctcctgtcacccacCAGGCTGTCCCCACCAGCTGTCTCTCCCTTCACCCCCCAGGCCTGTTACTACCAGCTGTCCCCTCTTGTcacccccaggctgtccccacctgctgtcccctcctgtcccaaggcagcctgggggagatgctggggctctgccGAGTGGCACTTGGCTGCCTGCACCGCAGGGACAGCGCAGGAAGGGGACATCTCAGGGTGTCGCAGTGTTGTCCTTGTTGTACTCCTCCATGGTATTAATGATGGTTCCTTTTGTAACTGGCTTTTATTCACTCTGTCTGACGGGGCTTCCTCTGGTAGAACCAgtgccaagaggaaaaaagggcgCAGTCCAGTCGCAACGGGCGCGGTGCACACTGTCATCTTTTGTAATGCTtcataaaatagcttttatttaaattctgtatctgcagtattttttccaaaaatgttcAGTTAAGGAAGACGAGAGAAAGGGTGAGTCCACTAGCCCGAGCGGGGAGAGCCATGTGACCTTGACCTTGAGCGGGGATAACCACGTGACCTTGACCTAGAATGACAGCCCCGactcttctctctgcctcttcttgGATATGGTGCTGATCGTGGGTAGGAATGAGAGGGGGCATGACTAGATGATTGAGAGCAGCAGCGAGGGTGGGAAGGACCTGATCTTGACTTGCAGTAGGTATGCGAACTTCTAGAGCGAGAAGAACTGGCATAGGGAGACCTGgaccttaaaaaacaaaacgcAACACAAAGGAAAGGAAGTTAATTCAAAACAGTCActcacaccatttttttttctcccattgggtttggggttttttcctctccatacGCTTATGTCAAagcttctttcagctgctgataTAATGCTGCTGCAAACCGAAGAGCATGGCGGCGTGTAAAGGTTTCTGCTTACGAGCCAGAacggctgctgctgtggtagtgtaaaaacacgCAGGAAGGGTAAGTCTGTTCCCACTCACTTCTATCGCATGGACTGCCCTAGCTATGGATGGATTTCAGGGGTGTCTACTGGTCTCTGCTGGTACATGGACATGCAGATGTCTCACTACCCAGCATCCACCTGCAGGGCAAATCACTCTTGCTGCCGTAAGATGCAAAACAAGTGAGTCTTAATGGCTACAGCGCAGTATCAACTGTCAGGAAAGCAGGGTTTAGCCTGGAGGCAGTAAAGCTCCATTTGAAAATGCCAGCTTAGTCTATTTAACTTCACTACATATTTGGCAATTTGTACAGCATGCAAAATACCCCACTTCTAGCCAGTGGTAGCCAAATTCTGCACATACCTCTAGCTCCAACCAAGGCCGGTGactgcatttcaagaaaaatcctAGCTAAAAGCTTCTAAACTCAGTCTCCAGTAAGCTGACGGAATGCCACTACTCTGGGAAAGATACTGACAGCATTACTACAGAGAGCTCTTCAGATTCCTGCCCAAGGGCTTTTTAAggacagaagacagcagctatCTTTAGATTTTTCTTCACGAGTTATTCCACGTATGTTCATTCCTCCTCCAACTTAAGGTTTCCTTACGCAAGTCTGATCTtttaatttgtaagaaaaatttaagGATGTCAGCAGAATCTGAGCAAAAGGCGCCAGTTTGCAGTCCAGGTTGCAATCCGTCTGTGCGAGATTAGACGACAGAGGCAACAAAGGCAATTCCTCTCACGTATCTCCTCCAAAGTGCTTTGAGGTAACAGTTACAGTCAGAGCACGGAGGCACAGGAATCCACACCTGTCCAGTTTCTAGCCTCCTCAGGGCTGTCAGGAGGCGAAGGATGTCACTACAGAGAAGCTTTGGCAAAAGAGACACCTGTTCCTTCTCAACTGCTGCCCAGTTATAACTATCAGTCACCTGTAATCCCTGCCATCTTTGAGCTAGTGACCTACATGTGGAGCTCCCATCACTGCTCGTCCCTTGAACCATCCAACCCACCTCAGGATAGAGAGGTGGACTGGAACTCCTCCTGATTCTTCTAGACAATCTGCTTCTCCGTTAGGGACATGCAACGCAATTACCTGGGAAATGAATGCCTGCGCTCCTCCTGAAACTCCTCACGTGCCACCAATTCCATAGAAGAAGTGTTTGTGAACACTTCGGGTCTgggctttttctcttccctgttaaAATCAGTTTGACCATTATTACAATTATAGTTGGATATTTATTCCAAACAGAcaccaaaatacaaaacacggccaagatgagaaaatgtttaCTGCATGTAATGCCAAACACGAACATCCTAGTCAAGCAAAACGAGTTTAGAATTCCCCCAGGATTCAGGGAAAGTTCTACAACTCCATTTGTCTTGCTTGAGTTTTGCACATTTACCATCTGCAATGAAAAGGTCTGTTGGATAAAACACGATGCCATTTTTGCTTCTGCCAGATGCACTTTAGTGTAACTGCAGTCCAAGGTGCTAACGAAATACCAAAGCGCAAACCCGTGCAACTTCCTGGAGCCAAACACTTACTCCTTTTGAAGTCTCCATTGTTCCCGTAAAACTCCTCCCTAGACAAGGGAGGCCAACGGCATCCTGGCTTCTGCCTGAAATAcggtggccagcaggaccagggaagggATTGTCCCTCTGtactcagccctggtgaggctgcacctccaACACTGGGttcggttttgggcccctcactacaagaaagacactgaggtgctgcagcgtgtccagagaagagcaacaaagctgctgaaggctctggagcacaagtcctgtgaggagcagctgagggaactggggttggttaacctggggaaaaggaggctgaggggagacctcaCTGCTCCCTGCAACTACCTGAGAGGCagctgtagtgaggtgggggtcggtctcttttttttcccaggtaacaaTTGAtaggaggaaaggaaatggcctcaagttgcgccaCAGGAGCTTGAGATGGGATATTTGGGAAAATTCCTTCACCAAAAGGTTTGTCaagcgttggaacaggctgcccaaggaagcggttgggtcaccatccctgggtgtattaaaagaaatgtagagGTGGCGCTTAGGGACCTGCTGTAATGGCAGACTTTGTAGGTTTAGGTTAACtgctggactcaatgatcttaaaggtcttttccaactaaACCTAAATGACCCTGTGATTCTATAAAGAAAGTGCTGGTGTCGCTGGGAGGGTATTTGAATGAGTCGCTGGCCGTGCTGTTGGCTGATGACATgtttgcaggagctgggggataTTCTGGAGCGGGGCGGGGGTATACCCAGCAGATGGAGGCTGACCAGGTGGAAACTGAGgaggtagtggtggtggtggtaccGCCAGCGGGAAAGGAAGcgcctggggtgggggaggatgCAAGGGAGGTGGAGGCACAGGTACAGAGGCTGCTGTTGATGATGGCAGTGTCGGGGCCTGAGTCCTCTGGGTACGTGTGCTACGTGGATGTCCTCCATTTGAACTCCCAGGGAAACCCAAACCCGCGTGTCACTGTCACACTCTGCCCTGATTTTAAAGAGGAATGTGAATGAAGCGGGAGCATGGTGGCGAGCCCTTCTTGTTCTCAACCTGAGCatttttctggcagcttcctgTCCATTTGAGCCTACCCTCATTTCTGGATCCTCACACTTGCCTTCCACATCCTCACCCCAAGTAGTTGCCTCAGGCTTCTCCCCCTACATTCAGCTTTGTGACTgtgggcagaggctgcccatGCTTAAAGGAGACTCCTATCTCCCAGGTGCCAGGTGCCCACGGCTCCTCTGCCACTCCTCGATACACTTCCTACTTCACACTTCCGAGCTTCAAAGTACTGCACAGATATTAACCAAGCTTCTCTCCAACTTCCTTTCAGTTCTTCCCCACAAACTTCCTAGGTTGTTGCCTCGTGATGATCTGTTTGGCCTGGTCTTGTCCCTGAACTGTTCTTTCCTTGCTTACTGAACCTGAGAATTTTAGGTATCTCTGGGACggattgctgtgttttcttttgatttatctTTAAGATTTTATAAACACGATGCACACTTATAATCTATCCATAACAAATACATACCAAAAGGAAGAACTAACTGGTAGGGcaataacagcaaaaacagaTTCCTCTCTCTCCAACGGAGAGAAAGCAGCTTGGCTATTTGAGATGACTAGACTAAAGAAATTCAAAATGGTCATAAAAAAACAGCACTGACTCTTCCAACAATTTGCTCCATCACTAAGTCATTAAGAATCAAATGTTGGAGGCTGACTTCAATTGGGAAATCAGTTTCTTCAGCCCTATCCAGCCAGTAAGTAATTCGAAAGGGTGGCTTTGCACCTCATCCTGTCGTTATGTTTAATTTTGATATATACTTACGGTTTCCTCCAAAAGCGTTTCTTTTTCAGAGTCTACTTTTGGGTCACATACTGGAGTTTTATTTGTAATCGTTTTACTGCAAGCACAGATCCCCTTTGTTAGAGCCAACTCAAGCTGAGCCACTTAAAAATGAATTGCCACTTGTATTCTCCACAGCTATCTGTGCATACGCATTTCATTATAAATCAGCTACTGTAGAAGTAATGTAGGTGTTACAGCCTGGTTTAACAGGTTACAAGTCGTCAGAGActgaatttctgtgaaatacttaCAGTCCCCAGCCTGGTCTGCCACCTGCTGAGCGAACCGCACTGGCTCTCATCGGATGACCTTTTggagtggggagaggaaaaagaaataaatcccatTCAGTTCatctgaagattatttttttagaagaaattctAAAGTTACGGTCACTCACCAGGTGTGGGTATTTTTTGCTCTTGGGGGCCCAGAAGACATGGTACTGCCGGTTGTCTTGCTACAGGAACCGGAAAGCCCTTGTGAATAAATGCAAACAGTTGGAAAATAAGCTctaataaatactgtatttcaaaagcatatgttgaaataaaacttaacaGACCGCTGACTGACAGAGAGGAAGATTTAGAAAGTTTGGTGGCAGTCACCTGAGCAGCAGGTGTCACAGTCACAAGTGGTCGTGCAGGCGGTGACGGCGGCtgtcgctgctgctgctgaatctCCTTATGGAGCCCTGTTGTGTAGCCGGTTCCATTGTGGAAGTTGTTCACAGCCTAGAGGCAGAAGAACATGGACAAAAAGATCAAAGTGTCAGATTATGATGACAATAGATGAAGAAAAGCCTCCACAGGGTAAAATGACTTGTATAGTCCTGTACATGCTATCAAGCCTAGagtaaagcagcacacagagatAGGAACACATCACATGAAACACTGCTATTAAGGACTGGTAGCTCAGAGTATCTGTAGTTAAAGGACTTCAGTGTTAACAGCGAATCTGAGAGGCAGGCAAGCGTGTTTAGACAAAAGTTTGACCTGAGTTTGCCTGATTATCTCTAAAGAGTTGTCAGCTTCTGTAACAACAGACAAtgcatttgaaaagtaaatgcagCCTTATTCAGTTTATCCTTCTTTAAGGAGATGTCAATAATTTCCTCCCTTTCAGCTTTTTACAAACAGACTTTCCTTACAAACAGTTGATGAAAAAGTCACCACGTTACCTGGCGCAGGAAGTTGTTGGCAACTAAAGCGTCAGGAGAAACACCTGTCTGATGACACGCCGGGCAAGTATGTTCCTCCGATTCCAGTAAAGCTGTTCTAATACCTGTGTGTAATTAGAAGCGTCAAAATAGGTTTCAGCCAAAGTAGGGAAATCTTTGGGGTTCTCATCAATTATAAGAACACACAGACGATTAATGGCTGGATATGGTCTTGAATGGAGAGCATGAAGCTATAAATGTTCATTAGTGTAAAAAATGCCCAGTATGCAGCAAATCGCTATACAGTTTTGACATTTCCCTGTTGTAACAGCTGAAGACCATAGAGTGGGCTGTGTCCTGATGTTTGGACTAGTCTTTTTTCTACTACCGAGTACAGCAAGAAGCCACCAACATCAAGGCTAATGAACAAAGCACATCTCAAAAGGCCATGAGTCGGTTCGAGTTTTGAAGGTTTAACCAACTCCTGTGGCAAAGAATGTAGATTAAATGCCCGACTGCCTGTTTGTGGCGGACCAGAGTCAGTCACCAGAGCTGGCTCTATAGTTGTGTATGAGAGAAAGAGCTGTGGACAAACTACGTGCATTCCATATCTAATACTGTATTCACCTGCACAATTATGCACTCTTCTCGTACTCGACCTTCCGCATGTGAAGAAGATTTGACTAGatacacagaaagggaaaaaagctctttggcctttgggtttgtttttttttttcccccccattaCGGAGAAGAGGCCTTTCCTACTCCGGGCGTACTGAAGTATGAAATAGACCTGGTAGCACAGGTGATCTCCTATTCCTGCTTTCAGAAGATCTGATGTGgtgttttggattaaaaaaCACGGGAGGGGAGTTTACTCCTTACATTACATTACACACTTACATTCGTCACAATAACTTGCTCCACAGCATGGAATAAGCGCTGCATCCGTCACTGGATCTTTACAAATGGGACATAACAACTCGTTTGGAACAGGCCTGTctgcggaggaggaggagggctccTCTGGTAAAAAgggtggcttttcctttttctctctagcATAAGCTTCCCTGGagggcaggtggggaaggaaaaagaaaaaagtgaaagatgggaaaggaaaaattttccaagctttggattttatcaAACAAAGGTAATAGATGGAAGTCTTCTCACTCCACATTGGCTTTCTACAACGTAGGCATTTACGCTAAATGACTTCTCTAGAGCCACACTAtcagaagaagaaggaggggggaacatttttccttctgcagaactCTCCCATCCGTTGGATCAACTACGAAATGAGCTCAgactagaaaaataattgcttgaCAGCTagagagcaggggaaaggaaTCCCACCTCTCCTTTGCCAGAGGGTAAGTGCAAATTGCTGGATCAGGGTAAAGTTCGTCcccaagtaatttcattttgtaaatgaaagaaGTCTGTGCTACAGCTTCTACAACAGGAGATCCatgacagaaaaagggaagtgcTACCGAGTGCACTTTCCAACAGCCACTCCTGTCAGCACACAGCAGTAATTTCTTAGTTTATAGCAACAGGAACACTTCAGCCCGTTTCACACATGAGATTTGTTAAaagtcagaggaggaggaaatctCAGTCCAAGGGCTATTTGTTAAATTTTGCAAGAAGCCTTTGAAACATaaaccagaagcaaaatgaGCATTCAGAGAGAATGATGCCAGCTGGAAACACTACTGAAATGCC
This genomic interval from Falco cherrug isolate bFalChe1 chromosome 13, bFalChe1.pri, whole genome shotgun sequence contains the following:
- the LOC129737282 gene encoding E3 ubiquitin-protein ligase RBBP6-like translates to MEGEHLIGLSTANLAEANASEEDKIKAMMIQSCHEYDPSNYLREPLDLPPPSSSCFCCGKPGHYAKNCPVNRDKNVEPVCRIKRSTGIPRSFLVEVKDPNTKGAMLTKAGKYAIPTINAEAYAREKKEKPPFLPEEPSSSSADRPVPNELLCPICKDPVTDAALIPCCGASYCDECIRTALLESEEHTCPACHQTGVSPDALVANNFLRQAVNNFHNGTGYTTGLHKEIQQQQRQPPSPPARPLVTVTPAAQVTATKLSKSSSLIY